The following nucleotide sequence is from Borrelia sp. A-FGy1.
CTTTTTTATTATCCTCATAAGTAGAGATTTCTACATTTAAGGTTTTAAATGCTTTTTTTGCAATATCGTTTATTAACTTTTTTCTAGAAGAGGGTTTATATAAATTTTGTCCATAATTAATTCCAATTCCAATTCCAGATTTTTTATCTTGTTCTCCAAATATTCTTGTGTTGTAAGAATCTTTTCCTTTAATTTCCCATGATTCTTTTTCCCCTTCGTCTTTATTCCAAGCGAGGCCTATATTAGCTCCAACAGAGAATGCAAAATTAGTATTTCTAGCTTGACCAAAGTTAAGTTTATTTTCTGCTGGATTGAATTTATTTTTTTCGTCTGTATTTGCTTTTTTGGATATGTGTCCAAATGTGGAGAAATCGCTTGCAAAGAAATCTATCCCCAAATCAGTTCCTGTATGTAAAATTAAGTAAATGTTCTTATTATTTACTTTTGTAAGACCAATCTTGTATTGAAGACCAAGAGAGGTCATAATAGATGGATTAGATAAAGTTGGAACAAATAAGTCAGATCCAATAATAGCATTATCTTTTAATCCATATGTTATTGATGATTTATTAAATGTTTTATTTCCAAATGCTCCTGAAACTCCAAAATTTAATTCAATTGGAGTTTCTGCTATAACAGTTGGACTGTCTTTTACTAATTCATTTTTTATTGGGCTCCATTTGACTTGAGTTCCATAAAGCAAACCAGCATAAGTATTGTTATAAGGTCTATCTTTTTTTTTCTTTTTTTCTTCCTCTGTGTCTTTTTCATGGATTTTGCCGTGGTTTCTGTTACCTGTTCCTGTTGCTCCAATAGCAAGTATAAGTTCTAATTGTGGGAGTTTATATCCAAATTGTAATGTTCCTATTTTTTTATCTGTGCCTCTTGCAAGGATTGTTTTTCTTAAAGCTCTATCATTACTTGGTAACCCATAATAGTCACTTTTAATGCTAGTTATAGGAGCAAAGCTAAACAATGATTCTTGATTAAAATCAAAGTCAGTCATTGAATTCATTTTAATATAAAAATCATATATTTTTATTTTTGTTATGATATCGCCTAAATCAAGTTTAAAAGTGGAATCCTTTTGTCCTTCGACTTTTAAGGCCAAATCTTCTATTTTGATATAAGCTGAGAAAGGATCATTTTTGCCCAATTCTGCATTTTTTCCAAATGGTAGAAACTTAATTCCTATTTTACTTTTATTTTCCAATCCAGGAATTTTTTCATCCATGTCTAGCCTAAACTCACTTGTATTTTCAAATTCAAATTTAGGTTTCCATGGATCTAAATTAATTTCATTTTTTTCTGTTGTTGTTTCTTGTGCAAAACTCTGCGTAAAAGTGGTTAATAGCAGACCAAAAACACATGATATTAATTTTTTAGTCATTCATATCTCCTTTATTGTAAGATTTAAATTTATTAGAACTTTTAAATAAAATGCATTTTGAGATATCAATCAACATTTAAATAATAGTTTAAGTATTAGTAAATTTATGATATTAATATTTAAATAAAAATTCAAGTATTTTTTAGTTTATATTGCTTATCATTGAATAAGACTAACATAAATATTTTGTTAGTCTTGTTTATTTAAGCACTTAATTTAATATTTATTATAATTAATTTATAAAAAATAAACTAAGATTCCCGATATTACAATATAGAAAAAAGCATATGTGATTATTTTTGACAATAGTTTTCCTTCTTGACCAATAAGCCCTGCAGTTGTGGTTGCTATTGTTATGTTTTGAGGTGAAATCATTTTTCCTCCTGTTGCTCCTGTTGTGTTTGCAGCTGCAAGCCAATAAGGGTTAGTATTAATATTTTCTGCAATTTGTGTTTGTAAATTGCCAAATAGAACATTTGAAACAGTATCACTTCCTGTTAAGAAAGTACCAAGAGCTCCTATTAATGGACTAAATAATGGATAAAAAGTACCTGTTATAATTGAAATACCATCTGCAAGGGTTTTTATCATTCCACTATGTGTCATAAGCCTTGATATTGATACTGTACAAATAATTACGAATGAAGATAACGCCATTTTTTTTAAGGTGAGTATAAATGTTTTTAATTGTTCAAATATAGAGACTCTTCTTATTGAATAAGAAACTACTGTTGCAAGAATAATTAATAAACCTGGTGAGGTTATCCATTTAAAATGTAGAGGAGCAGAACCTGGATAAACTTCAATAATAGTTTTAAAGTTTGATGATAGATATTTATTTATGCTGTAAAATAGTGGTGAAACAGTTATTATAAAAGTTACTATTAAAATATAGGGGAGACATGCAAGAAAACATTGCTTTGGATGTAATTTGGTATTTGTATTAACAGTATCTTTTTTTTCAAAAAATTTTACATAAATTGTTGTTATTATCATTGAGATTATGCTTCCAAGTATTCCAGGAAGTTCGGGGCCCAATGCTCTTGATATATAAACTTGAGATATTGCTATTGATAGTCCTGAAAGAAGTGTGAGTATAAATATGCCTTTAATTCCTCCTCCTACTAGCATTACTAATATAAATGGTATAATGATTGTTGGGAAAAATAGTTGTAAAGCAATATCTGATGATAATAATTTAACATCTAATCCTGTTGATTGAGCAAGGGATATTATAGGAATCCCTACAGAACCATATGCAGTAGAAGACGTGTTCATAATTAGACATATAATACAAGCAAAGATTGGTTCGAATCCCATTGCTATTAGTATTGATACTGGAATTGCAACAGCAGTTCCGTACCCGGCAACTCCTTCTAAAAAATTACCAAATCCCCATGCTACAAGTAAAACGATTATTCGCTTATCAGAGGATATATTAGATAACATTGACTTTATAATTTTCATGTCATCTTGGCTTTCAGCCATTTTATAAGTGAAAATAGCAGCAATAATTACAATAACTATTGGCCATATTCCCATTATTGTTCCTTCAAGTATTGCAAGACTTGTATTTGCTATTCCTAATTTTTTGTCAAACAAAACTAATGCAATCGTTACCATTAAACATATTGGTATTACGTAGTAGGCTGGTTTTTTTATTATCCCAAGCCCAATTATTATTATTAATATTGGTACTAATGCTTTCATGAAATCATAAGAGTTCATAATAAATCTACTCCTTTAATAAATTTACCATTTATAGTTTATCTTTTAAGTTTATAGTAAATTTTATGCAATAATATACAATGATATAGCATGAAAGTTATCTATACTATGCTACAGATTTTAGTTTTGTCTGGAAAGATTTTTTCGGTTGATTTTATTGAAATTGAAAGATTAACAAAAGGCGCAAAGTCGGTTGTTCTTCTTGATTGCGACACTAAGCGAGTTCTTTATGCAAGAAATCCTAATCTAATTTTTCCACCAGCATCTCTTACTAAGCTTGTCACAATTTATACTGCCTTGGTTGAGGCAAAAAAAAAGAATATAGATTTTAGGATTAAAGTACCTATTAATAGGAATGCTTCATATTACAATGCTCCGCTAAATTCTTCTTTAATGTTTTTAGAAGAAGGACAGAGGGTAAATTTTGAGGAATTGCTTAAAGGGCTGATAATTGCATCAGGGAATGATGCTGCTGTTGCAATTG
It contains:
- a CDS encoding integrin-binding adhesin P66 family protein; this translates as MTKKLISCVFGLLLTTFTQSFAQETTTEKNEINLDPWKPKFEFENTSEFRLDMDEKIPGLENKSKIGIKFLPFGKNAELGKNDPFSAYIKIEDLALKVEGQKDSTFKLDLGDIITKIKIYDFYIKMNSMTDFDFNQESLFSFAPITSIKSDYYGLPSNDRALRKTILARGTDKKIGTLQFGYKLPQLELILAIGATGTGNRNHGKIHEKDTEEEKKKKKDRPYNNTYAGLLYGTQVKWSPIKNELVKDSPTVIAETPIELNFGVSGAFGNKTFNKSSITYGLKDNAIIGSDLFVPTLSNPSIMTSLGLQYKIGLTKVNNKNIYLILHTGTDLGIDFFASDFSTFGHISKKANTDEKNKFNPAENKLNFGQARNTNFAFSVGANIGLAWNKDEGEKESWEIKGKDSYNTRIFGEQDKKSGIGIGINYGQNLYKPSSRKKLINDIAKKAFKTLNVEISTYEDNKKGILPGIGWIISGGIYDLLKEKPNTDDIIALLNQDATDTKQDTNNISFVNAAKIGAALYVDYAIPVESISSKTYITPYVGTHILGSFKDSDKKLYLKAGIELEKIIKFTTITFGWDSNNLLAKKDKMGSAFLAFKVAFDE
- a CDS encoding lactate permease LctP family transporter; translation: MNSYDFMKALVPILIIIIGLGIIKKPAYYVIPICLMVTIALVLFDKKLGIANTSLAILEGTIMGIWPIVIVIIAAIFTYKMAESQDDMKIIKSMLSNISSDKRIIVLLVAWGFGNFLEGVAGYGTAVAIPVSILIAMGFEPIFACIICLIMNTSSTAYGSVGIPIISLAQSTGLDVKLLSSDIALQLFFPTIIIPFILVMLVGGGIKGIFILTLLSGLSIAISQVYISRALGPELPGILGSIISMIITTIYVKFFEKKDTVNTNTKLHPKQCFLACLPYILIVTFIITVSPLFYSINKYLSSNFKTIIEVYPGSAPLHFKWITSPGLLIILATVVSYSIRRVSIFEQLKTFILTLKKMALSSFVIICTVSISRLMTHSGMIKTLADGISIITGTFYPLFSPLIGALGTFLTGSDTVSNVLFGNLQTQIAENINTNPYWLAAANTTGATGGKMISPQNITIATTTAGLIGQEGKLLSKIITYAFFYIVISGILVYFL